In Planktothrix tepida PCC 9214, the genomic window GGGACGCACGGAAATATTCACATCACAGCGCAGGGAACCTTCCTGCATATTGCCATCACTCACGCCTAAATACCGCATAATTCGACGCAATTCTTGGGCGTATTCAGCCGCTTCTTGTCCAGAACGAATATCCGGTTCAGACACAATTTCAACTAAAGCAATTCCCGCCCGATTATAATCAACCATAGAATAGGTTGAACCGGAAAGGCGATCGCTTCCACCATGAACTAATTTCCCCGCATCTTCCTCCATGTGTAAGCGAGTAATGCCGATAATTTTGCGTCTTGAACTGCCATCTTCCTCAACAATTTCAATTTCTAATTGACCCTTTGCGGCAATCGGTAAATCATATTGAGAAATTTGATAATTTTTAGGCAAATCAGGATAAAAATATTGTTTGCGATCAAATTTACTGTAAGCAGCAATTTCACAATTAAGGGCTAACCCAGCTTTTACGGCATATTCTAAGACTTTTTCATTTAACACCGGGAGGACACCGGGTAATCCCATACAAATGGGATCAATATTCATATTGGGATCAGCCCCAAATTTCGTGGAAGAATTGGAGAAAATCTTAGTTTCCGTACTCAGTTGACAATGGGTTTCTAACCCAATAATCGCTTCATACTTCGTTGTAACAGGTGCAGTAGCGGTCATAGACATTCATCAGACTTTTGTTAACAGCTATTCCCTATTGTATATTTTTTTTGTTGCTCTGAGTCTGTCAGACGATGGATAATGGCTTAATTTTATCTAAAAATAGGTTTTAATCAACAAAACAGGGTAAAATCTTATTCTTAAGCTGAGTTTTATCTTTTATAATGCCAATTTCAAATTCTTCCTTCGTATCATCAGAGGAGTACATCCGAGTTAACCCTCGCTTAACAATTGAAACTTTTCGGGAAAAATGCCCGGTTACGGCTGGAGAGGACGTGATCAAAGGGCTAACTCAAACTCCCAAAACCTTACCGCCTAAATATTTTTATGATGATCAGGGATCATTATTGTTTGAGAAAATTTGTGAGTTACCTGAATATTATTTAACCCGCACAGAAACTAAAATTTTACAAGATTATGCCTCGGAAATTGCCCATTTAACAGGCCCTTGTGAAGTTGTAGAATTAGGAAGTGGGAGTTCTACAAAAACTCGAATTCTATTAGACGCTTATCAAGAGTTAGGTCATCCCTTACATTATTTACCCATTGATATTAGTGGGGGAATTTTAGAACAAAGTGCCTATTCTCTCCTGGAAGATTATCCCACGCTGCATATTCATGGGATTGTTAGTACCTATGAAACAGCCTTGAAGCATCTCAATTCTTCTCCTTTACCATCACGAATGATCGGTTTTATTGGGAGTACATTAGGCAATTTAAAACCCGAAGAATGC contains:
- the egtD gene encoding L-histidine N(alpha)-methyltransferase, producing the protein MPISNSSFVSSEEYIRVNPRLTIETFREKCPVTAGEDVIKGLTQTPKTLPPKYFYDDQGSLLFEKICELPEYYLTRTETKILQDYASEIAHLTGPCEVVELGSGSSTKTRILLDAYQELGHPLHYLPIDISGGILEQSAYSLLEDYPTLHIHGIVSTYETALKHLNSSPLPSRMIGFIGSTLGNLKPEECHVFFAHVVEALQPGDYFLLGVDLHKSKSILEPAYDDSQGVTAAFNLNMLRHLNRLFEGNFKIEQFEHLAFYNDTKHQIEMHLKSLRSQIVELKTLNLTLEFAEGETIHTEISRKFQFEQIQEELQTLGLVSLKNWTDENQYLGLILYQLQ